The following are from one region of the Penaeus chinensis breed Huanghai No. 1 chromosome 5, ASM1920278v2, whole genome shotgun sequence genome:
- the LOC125025840 gene encoding cuticle protein AMP1A-like, producing the protein MKIFAFAALVSVCLADRLPSHFGYSSPQPSSAFSHRSRTASRPSFSPRPAPQPTYSAPRSAPGPVVPILVDDRVHPDAGAYSFNVETGDGISRQESGSPIPAKEGPVTAMSGSYSFTLPDGQLFELRFVADENGFQPQSPFLPVAPAFPHPIPAHALRQIERARQGPSQGYSAPSRPSRPSNSYGFPQ; encoded by the exons ATGAAGATA TTTGCCTTCGCCGCACTTGTATCAGTCTGCTTGGCTGACAGACTGCCCAGTCACTTCGGCTATTCCTCTCCACAACCTTCTTCAGCCTTCAGCCACAGATCGCGAACTGCATCTCGACCTTCCTTTTCCCCAAGACCTGCTCCCCAGCCAACCTACTCCGCACCGAGATCTGCTCCTGGCCCAGTAGTGCCCATCCTCGTGGACGACCGCGTCCACCCCGACGCCGGCGCTTACAGCTTCAACGTTGAGACCGGTGACGGCATTTCACGCCAGGAAAGTGGATCACCTATTCCCGCCAAGGAGGGTCCCGTCACGGCCATGTCTGGCTCCTACTC CTTTACTCTTCCTGACGGACAACTGTTTGAGCTTCGCTTCGTagctgacgagaacggcttccagcctcaGTCGCCCTTCCTTCCTGTGGCGCCAGCCTTCCCTCATCCTATCCCCGCCCACGCCCTTAGGCAAATCGAGCGCGCCCGTCAAGGACCTTCTCAGGGATACAGCGCCCCTTCTCGTCCCTCTCGCCCTTCTAATTCCTATGGCTTTCCTCAGTAA
- the LOC125025837 gene encoding cuticle protein AMP1A-like: protein MKIFVFAAVISVCLADRLPSHFGYASPQPSSAFSHRSRPASRPSFSAPRPAPQPTYSAPRSAPGPVVPILVDDRVHPDAGAYSFNVETGDGISRQESGSPVPAKEGPVTAMSGSYSFTLPDGQLFELRFVADENGFQPQSPFLPVAPAFPHPIPAHALRQIERARQGPSQGFSSPSRPSRPSNSYGFPQ from the exons ATGAAAATC tttgtaTTCGCTGCTGTTATATCAGTCTGTCTGGCTGACAGACTGCCCAGTCATTTCGGCTATGCCTCTCCACAACCTTCTTCAGCCTTCAGCCACAGGTCGCGACCTGCATCTCGCCCTTCCTTTTCCGCCCCAAGACCTGCTCCCCAACCAACCTACTCCGCACCGAGATCTGCTCCTGGCCCAGTAGTGCCCATCCTTGTGGACGACCGCGTCCACCCCGACGCTGGCGCTTACAGCTTCAACGTTGAGACCGGTGACGGCATCTCACGCCAGGAAAGTGGATCGCCTGTTCCCGCCAAGGAGGGTCCCGTCACGGCCATGTCTGGCTCCTACTC CTTCACTCTTCCTGACGGACAACTGTTTGAGCTTCGCTTCGTAGCTGACGAGAACGGTTTCCAGCCTCAGTCGCCATTCCTTCCCGTGGCGCCAGccttccctcatcccatccccgcccacgcccttAGGCAAATCGAGCGCGCCCGTCAAGGACCTTCTCAGGGATTCAGCTCCCCTTCTCGTCCCTCTCGCCCTTCAAATTCCTATGGCTTTCCTCAGTAG
- the LOC125025537 gene encoding endocuticle structural glycoprotein SgAbd-8-like, whose amino-acid sequence MEGVYQNRYTRMNIIVFATVISVCLADRLPSHFGYASPQLSSAFSHRSRPASRPSFSAPRPAPQPTYSAPRSAPGPVVPILVDDRVHPDAGAYSFNVETGDGISRQESGSPIPAKEGPVTAMSGSYSFTLPDGQLFELRFVADENGFKPQSPFLPVAPAFPHPIPAHALRQIERARQGPSQGFSSPSRPSRPSNSYGFPQ is encoded by the exons ATGGAAGGAGTCTATCAGAACCGGTATACAAGAATGAATATT aTTGTATTCGCCACAGTTATATCAGTCTGCTTGGCTGACAGACTGCCCAGTCATTTCGGCTATGCCTCTCCACAACTTTCTTCAGCATTCAGCCACAGGTCGCGACCTGCATCTCGCCCTTCCTTTTCTGCCCCAAGACCTGCTCCCCAACCAACCTACTCTGCCCCGAGATCTGCTCCTGGCCCAGTAGTGCCCATCCTCGTGGACGACCGCGTCCACCCCGACGCCGGCGCTTACAGCTTCAACGTTGAGACCGGTGACGGCATCTCACGCCAGGAAAGTGGATCACCTATTCCCGCCAAGGAGGGTCCCGTCACGGCCATGTCTGGCTCCTACTC CTTCACTCTTCCTGACGGACAACTGTTTGAGCTTCGCTTCGTagctgacgagaacggcttcaAGCCTCAGTCGCCCTTCCTTCCCGTGGCGCCAGccttccctcatcccatccccgcccacgcccttAGGCAAATCGAGCGCGCTCGTCAAGGACCTTCTCAGGGATTCAGCTCCCCTTCTCGTCCCTCTCGCCCTTCAAATTCCTATGGCTTTCCTCAGTAG
- the LOC125025535 gene encoding cuticle protein AMP1A-like has product MKIFAFAALVSVCLADRLPSHFGYSSPQPSSAFSHRSRPASRPSFSPRPAPQPTYSAPRSAPGPVVPILVDDRVHPDAGAYSFNVETGDGISRQESGSPIPAKEGPVTAMSGSYSFTLPDGQLFELRFVADENGFQPQSPFLPVAPAFPHPIPAHALRQIERARQGPSQGYSAPSRLSRPSNSYGFPQ; this is encoded by the exons ATGAAGATA TTTGCCTTCGCCGCACTTGTATCAGTCTGCTTGGCTGACAGACTGCCCAGTCACTTCGGCTATTCCTCTCCACAACCTTCTTCAGCCTTCAGCCACAGATCGCGACCTGCATCTCGACCTTCCTTTTCTCCAAGACCTGCTCCCCAGCCAACGTACTCCGCACCGAGGTCTGCTCCTGGCCCAGTAGTGCCCATCCTCGTGGACGACCGCGTCCACCCCGACGCCGGCGCTTACAGCTTCAACGTTGAGACCGGTGACGGAATCTCACGCCAGGAAAGTGGATCACCTATTCCCGCCAAGGAGGGTCCCGTCACGGCCATGTCTGGCTCCTACTC CTTCACTCTTCCTGACGGACAACTGTTTGAGCTTCGCTTCGTagctgacgagaacggcttccagcctcaGTCGCCCTTCCTTCCCGTGGCGCCAGccttccctcatcccatccccgcccacgccctAAGGCAAATCGAGCGCGCCCGTCAAGGACCTTCTCAGGGATACAGCgccccttctcgtctctctcgcccttctaATTCCTATGGCTTTCCTCAGTAA
- the LOC125025534 gene encoding endocuticle structural glycoprotein SgAbd-1-like, with the protein MKNFVVPCDTQNLSRNNELVRKSLVLSCNMIYNRDGRSLSEPVYKNEYSWFERPASFTSFAIQLATPFADMKIIVFATVISVCLADRLPSHFGYASPQPSSAFSHRSRPASRSSFSAPRPAPQPTYSAPRSAPGPVVPILVDDRVHPDAGAYSFNVETGDGISRQESGSPIPAKEGPVTAMSGSYSFTLPDGQLFELRFVADENGFQPQSPFLPVAPAFPHPIPAHALRQIERARQGPSQGFSAPSRPSRPSNSYGFPQ; encoded by the exons ATGAAAAATTTCGTTGTACCATGTGATACCCAAAACCTATCACGAAATAACGAACTAGTACGAAAATCTCTAGTACTTTCTTGTAATATGATTTACAACAGGGATGGAAGGAGTCTATCAGAACCGGTATACAAGAATGAATACT CTTGGTTCGAGAGACCGGCATCATTCACCTCCTTTGCCATTCAACTCGCCACACCCTTCGCTGACATGAAGATC ATTGTATTCGCCACAGTTATATCAGTCTGCTTGGCTGACAGACTGCCCAGTCATTTCGGCTATGCCTCTCCACAACCTTCTTCAGCATTCAGCCACAGGTCGCGACCTGCATCTCGCTCTTCCTTTTCTGCCCCAAGACCTGCTCCCCAGCCAACCTACTCTGCCCCGAGATCTGCTCCTGGCCCAGTAGTGCCCATCCTCGTGGACGACCGCGTCCACCCCGACGCCGGCGCTTACAGCTTCAACGTTGAGACCGGTGACGGCATCTCACGCCAGGAAAGTGGATCACCTATTCCCGCCAAGGAGGGTCCCGTCACGGCCATGTCTGGCTCCTACTC CTTCACTCTTCCTGACGGACAACTGTTTGAGCTTCGCTTCGTagctgacgagaacggcttccagcctcaGTCGCCCTTCCTTCCCGTGGCGCCAGccttccctcatcccatccccgcccacgcccttAGGCAAATCGAGCGCGCCCGTCAAGGACCTTCTCAGGGATTCAGCGCCCCTTCTCGTCCCTCTCGCCCTTCTAATTCCTATGGCTTTCCTCAGTAG
- the LOC125025951 gene encoding cuticle protein AM1239-like produces the protein MKIIVIAAVVSVCLADKLPSHFGYASPQPSSAFSHRSRPASRPSFSAPRPAPQPTYSAPRSAPGPVVPILVDDRVHPDAGAYSFNVETGDGISRQESGSPVPAKEGPVTAMSGSYSFTLPDGQRFELRYVADENGFQPQSAFLPVAPAFPHPIPAHALEQIERARQEDAARSRQGPSQGYSAPSRPSNAYGFPQ, from the exons ATGAAGATC ATTGTCATTGCTGCAGTTGTATCAGTCTGCTTGGCTGACAAGCTGCCCAGTCACTTCGGCTATGCCTCTCCACAACCTTCTTCAGCCTTCAGTCACAGGTCACGACCTGCATCTCGCCCTTCCTTTTCCGCCCCAAGACCTGCTCCCCAGCCAACCTACTCTGCCCCTAGATCTGCTCCTGGCCCAGTAGTGCCCATCCTTGTGGACGACCGCGTTCACCCTGACGCAGGCGCTTACAGCTTCAACGTTGAGACCGGTGACGGCATCTCACGCCAGGAAAGTGGATCGCCTGTTCCCGCTAAGGAGGGTCCAGTCACGGCCATGTCTGGCTCCTACTC CTTCACCCTCCCTGACGGACAACGGTTTGAGCTTCGTTATGtggctgacgagaacggcttccagccccagtcaGCCTTCCTGCCCGTGGCCCcagccttccctcaccccatccccgcccacgcccttGAGCAGATCGAGCGCGCCCGTCAGGAGGATGCTGCTCGCTCCCGCCAAGGACCTTCTCAGGGATACAGCGCCCCTTCCCGCCCCTCTAACGCATATGGCTTCCCACAGTAA
- the LOC125025536 gene encoding cuticle protein AMP1A-like translates to MKIFAFAALVSVCLADRLPSHFGYSSPQPSSAFSHRSRPASRPSFSPRPAPQPTYSAPRSAPGPVVPILVDDRVHPDAGAYSFNVETGDGISRQESGSPIPAKEGPVTAMSGSYSFTLPDGQLFELRFVADENGFQPQSPFLPVAPAFPHPIPAHALRQIERARQGPSQGYSAPSRLSRPSNSYGFPQ, encoded by the exons ATGAAGATA TTTGCCTTCGCCGCACTTGTATCAGTCTGCTTGGCTGACAGACTGCCCAGTCACTTCGGCTATTCCTCTCCACAACCTTCTTCAGCCTTCAGCCACAGATCGCGACCTGCATCTCGACCTTCCTTTTCCCCAAGACCTGCCCCCCAGCCAACGTACTCCGCACCGAGGTCTGCTCCTGGCCCAGTAGTGCCCATCCTCGTGGACGACCGCGTCCACCCCGACGCCGGCGCTTACAGCTTCAACGTTGAGACCGGTGACGGCATCTCACGCCAGGAAAGTGGATCACCTATTCCCGCCAAGGAGGGTCCCGTCACGGCCATGTCTGGCTCCTACTC CTTCACTCTTCCTGACGGACAACTGTTTGAGCTTCGCTTCGTagctgacgagaacggcttccagcctcaGTCGCCCTTCCTTCCCGTGGCGCCAGccttccctcatcccatccccgcccacgccctAAGGCAAATCGAGCGCGCCCGTCAAGGACCTTCTCAGGGATACAGCgccccttctcgtctctctcgcccttctaATTCCTATGGCTTTCCTCAGTAA
- the LOC125025838 gene encoding cuticle protein AMP1A-like, translated as MKIIVFATVISVCLADRLPSHFGYASPQPSSAFSHRSRPASRPSFSAPRPAPQPTYSAPRSAPGPVVPILVDDRVHPDAGAYSFNVETGDGISRQESGSPIPAKEGPVTAMSGSYSFTLPDGQLFELRFVADENGFQPQSPFLPVAPAFPHPIPAHALRQIERARQGASQGFSSPSRPSRPSNSYGFPQ; from the exons ATGAAGATC ATTGTATTCGCCACAGTTATATCAGTCTGCTTGGCTGACAGACTGCCCAGTCATTTCGGCTATGCCTCTCCACAACCTTCTTCAGCATTCAGCCACAGGTCGCGACCTGCATCTCGCCCTTCCTTTTCTGCCCCAAGACCTGCTCCCCAGCCAACCTACTCTGCCCCGAGATCTGCTCCTGGCCCAGTAGTGCCCATCCTCGTGGACGACCGCGTCCACCCCGACGCCGGCGCTTACAGCTTCAACGTTGAGACCGGTGACGGCATCTCACGCCAGGAAAGTGGATCACCTATTCCCGCCAAGGAGGGTCCCGTCACGGCCATGTCTGGCTCCTACTC CTTCACCCTTCCTGACGGACAACTGTTTGAGCTTCGCTTCGTagctgacgagaacggcttccagcctcaGTCGCCCTTCCTTCCCGTGGCGCCAGccttccctcatcccatccccgcccacgcccttAGGCAAATCGAGCGTGCTCGTCAAGGAGCTTCTCAGGGATTCAGCTCCCCTTCTCGTCCCTCTCGCCCTTCAAATTCCTATGGCTTTCCTCAGTAG